One Fibrobacter sp. UWB16 DNA window includes the following coding sequences:
- a CDS encoding glycoside hydrolase family 18 protein, whose amino-acid sequence MKKFALSILLYAAFCSAWAAPLFIGYYPDWGKWHKPAYTVDKVPYNKLTHVLWSFITPNTDGSLRGDAAEDPSALDEMVTLAHAAGTKVIVSLGGGGQSDNFVPVASNDALRQKFVANLVKYVADHNLDGLDMDWEWEYNPVPEADTIAYSKLLTELREALPKDKSLSAALPCSPYYGKWFTAEVLVKNLDWFGFMTYDITGDWDDKAMFDSPLYPHDGYTTWSWEETRDYWKKRGVPTEKMVFGIPSFGFEFQGATGPGTDFTKGTAKQIAYKDIVTNTDWKYFYDSVAVEPYGVSSTGYVTFEDPHSSAVKSRWVKENGYAGIMVWEVSHDYIEGVGNPILDSIAVILREETTGIRDIHKKRATSSRLDASKKTNAQTKRVDALGKSVQNKGHESRLKNKFIFRVEP is encoded by the coding sequence GTGAAAAAGTTTGCACTCTCGATTTTACTTTACGCAGCATTTTGCTCAGCATGGGCCGCTCCGCTGTTTATCGGTTATTACCCCGATTGGGGCAAATGGCACAAGCCCGCCTACACTGTAGATAAAGTTCCGTACAACAAATTAACACACGTGCTGTGGAGTTTCATCACGCCAAACACGGATGGTTCATTGCGCGGAGATGCTGCAGAAGACCCAAGCGCACTCGACGAAATGGTAACGCTCGCCCATGCAGCCGGTACAAAAGTCATCGTCTCGCTCGGCGGTGGCGGACAAAGCGACAACTTCGTGCCCGTTGCATCAAACGATGCGCTCCGTCAAAAATTCGTCGCAAACCTCGTCAAATACGTCGCTGACCACAATCTCGACGGGCTTGATATGGACTGGGAATGGGAATACAATCCCGTCCCCGAGGCAGACACTATCGCCTACAGCAAATTGCTCACAGAACTACGCGAAGCCCTCCCCAAAGACAAAAGCCTTTCGGCAGCGCTCCCCTGCTCGCCCTATTACGGAAAATGGTTCACAGCCGAAGTTCTCGTGAAAAACTTGGACTGGTTCGGCTTTATGACTTACGATATTACCGGCGACTGGGATGACAAAGCCATGTTCGATTCGCCGCTATACCCACACGATGGATACACCACATGGTCGTGGGAAGAAACACGCGACTATTGGAAAAAGCGCGGCGTCCCGACAGAAAAAATGGTCTTTGGAATTCCGTCATTCGGCTTTGAATTTCAAGGAGCAACAGGACCGGGCACAGACTTTACCAAAGGAACCGCCAAGCAAATCGCATACAAAGATATCGTCACAAACACCGACTGGAAATACTTCTATGACAGCGTCGCTGTAGAGCCCTACGGCGTATCTTCAACCGGATACGTGACCTTCGAAGACCCGCATTCTTCCGCCGTCAAATCGCGATGGGTCAAGGAGAATGGTTACGCAGGCATCATGGTCTGGGAAGTTTCGCACGACTACATCGAAGGCGTCGGAAATCCGATTCTCGATAGCATCGCTGTCATACTGCGCGAAGAAACGACGGGAATCCGTGACATTCACAAGAAGCGTGCGACGAGCTCTCGGCTAGACGCCTCGAAAAAAACGAATGCGCAAACAAAGCGCGTAGATGCCCTCGGAAAAAGCGTACAAAACAAAGGCCACGAAAGTCGCCTAAAGAACAAGTTTATTTTTAGAGTGGAACCGTAA
- a CDS encoding Fur family transcriptional regulator, with the protein MGIIKYKTKQQELLLSCFKAMQGRHFTAEDVAAYFQKQNISIGIATIYRQIEKFVAMGVVQKYFLGEQNAACFQYMGEECHKEVSHFHLKCEKCGTLIHLECHDLEQLSSHLMAEHGFALDPFRTVFYGLCENCRLAS; encoded by the coding sequence ATGGGCATTATTAAATACAAAACCAAACAGCAGGAACTGCTCCTATCTTGCTTCAAAGCGATGCAGGGCCGCCATTTCACAGCAGAAGACGTGGCGGCTTATTTCCAGAAGCAGAACATTTCTATCGGCATTGCAACTATCTATCGCCAGATTGAAAAGTTTGTGGCGATGGGCGTTGTTCAAAAGTATTTCCTTGGCGAACAGAACGCCGCCTGCTTCCAATACATGGGCGAAGAATGCCACAAAGAAGTTTCGCATTTTCACCTGAAGTGCGAAAAATGCGGCACGCTCATCCATCTCGAATGTCACGATCTTGAACAGCTGAGTTCGCACCTGATGGCAGAACATGGTTTTGCACTTGATCCATTCCGCACTGTTTTTTACGGACTTTGTGAGAACTGCCGCCTAGCGAGCTAA
- a CDS encoding GTP-binding protein, translating to MKKNKKPVVLITGYLGSGKTTLLNNLLKQEKRKVALIVNDMGSINVDAEILKKNGSNVTECPMFELQNGCICCTLRDEFIQQIEKISNLDSIEVVFVEASGISDPGAVSASFLAYEEDNPNTNVYLTSIVTVVDGDRIYREFLSELKQKREERDSLAEKYDLSDEEISTLIVDQIEFCNFIILNKCDLLSADQLKEVESVVRDFQPRAPIIHSVNGDIDIEKIMTTKPFNYDQIDSSSAIQKATATLTQPGRKNNGCVDEYGITSFVFEARRPFNRTRFMEFVNNRYPSQLIRSKGYIWFSDASKDVQLFEQAGRNSSILPVSYWIDALREDVKQSYIDENPEIKENWDTQFGDRENQVVFIGKGYNKDDIIVELEKCLDERAFA from the coding sequence ATGAAAAAGAATAAGAAACCGGTGGTACTCATCACCGGGTATTTGGGGTCGGGTAAAACCACGCTTTTGAACAATCTTCTCAAGCAAGAAAAGAGAAAAGTCGCCCTAATCGTAAACGATATGGGTAGCATCAACGTCGATGCTGAGATTTTGAAAAAGAACGGTTCGAACGTCACCGAATGCCCGATGTTCGAATTGCAAAACGGATGCATCTGCTGCACCTTGCGCGATGAATTCATCCAGCAGATTGAAAAAATTTCCAACCTCGATTCCATTGAAGTCGTATTTGTCGAAGCCTCCGGCATCAGCGATCCGGGTGCGGTGAGCGCAAGTTTCCTTGCTTACGAAGAAGACAACCCGAATACGAATGTTTACTTGACATCCATCGTCACAGTGGTCGATGGCGATAGAATTTACCGCGAATTCCTTAGCGAATTAAAGCAGAAAAGAGAAGAAAGAGATTCGCTCGCCGAAAAGTACGACTTGAGCGATGAAGAAATTTCCACACTGATTGTAGATCAGATCGAATTCTGCAATTTCATCATTTTGAACAAGTGCGACCTACTCAGCGCAGACCAGCTCAAGGAAGTGGAATCCGTTGTTCGCGATTTCCAGCCGCGAGCCCCGATTATCCATTCCGTCAACGGCGATATCGACATCGAAAAAATCATGACGACAAAGCCGTTCAACTATGATCAAATTGATTCCTCTTCGGCCATCCAGAAGGCTACCGCAACATTAACCCAGCCAGGTCGCAAGAACAATGGTTGCGTTGACGAATACGGAATCACATCGTTCGTTTTCGAAGCTAGACGCCCGTTCAACAGAACCCGCTTTATGGAATTTGTCAACAACAGATACCCGTCACAGCTCATCCGTTCCAAGGGCTACATCTGGTTTTCAGACGCCAGCAAGGACGTGCAGCTTTTCGAACAGGCAGGTCGTAATTCCTCGATTTTGCCCGTTTCGTACTGGATTGATGCTCTGCGCGAAGACGTAAAGCAATCGTACATTGACGAAAATCCTGAAATAAAAGAAAACTGGGACACTCAATTTGGCGACCGCGAAAACCAGGTTGTGTTCATCGGCAAAGGCTACAACAAGGACGACATCATTGTCGAGCTTGAAAAATGTCTTGACGAAAGAGCGTTTGCATAA
- a CDS encoding glycosyl hydrolase 53 family protein: MKFLKNLAACVSCASVALLMQSCGDDTASSPVYALSSSSVQESSSCHSGLDPESSSSVPESSAQESSSSVENLSSSSQDVGGPSSSETSLSAGTESSSAVATSSAVEPTSSETLQSSSSSEAQSSVTESSSSSNASQPSSAIESSSSQAPNSSSAQPIKIDFYNGADISEVQEYERNNTKFYDVDGKESDIFTILENHGFNSIRLRTFVSPKAKYGYAASGCGHDSEAYGDKDHVVAFAKKVKAAGMGLLVDIHYSDVWADPGKQIIPERWRNVNNANAMADSVYAYTKDLMIALKNAGATPDMVQVGNETTPGILIHKPNSKTDCWGNGVDKAATSVNGDMGTSAGKANAAKYFNAGIKAVKDVSPTTKTVLHIESIRKEETVKWWMGVIFDDYKIPADVMGFSAYTAYGDGTPDKWKNLFNTITTKYSKLEFIVA; the protein is encoded by the coding sequence ATGAAGTTTTTGAAAAATCTTGCGGCGTGCGTGTCTTGCGCTTCTGTTGCTTTGCTAATGCAATCTTGTGGTGACGATACGGCTTCGTCGCCTGTTTATGCTTTGAGTTCTTCGTCTGTGCAAGAATCTTCGTCATGTCATTCCGGACTTGATCCGGAATCATCTTCTAGCGTACCGGAATCCTCGGCTCAAGAATCCTCGTCGTCTGTTGAAAATTTATCGTCCTCTAGTCAAGATGTGGGTGGCCCCTCGTCCTCGGAAACTTCTTTGTCGGCAGGGACGGAATCGTCTTCAGCCGTGGCGACATCGTCTGCGGTAGAACCGACGTCGTCTGAAACGTTGCAGAGTTCCTCCTCGTCCGAAGCTCAGTCATCGGTGACAGAATCCTCGTCGTCTTCTAATGCGTCGCAACCCTCCTCTGCAATAGAATCCTCGTCATCGCAAGCGCCCAATTCATCTTCTGCACAACCTATAAAAATTGATTTCTACAATGGCGCCGATATTTCCGAAGTCCAGGAATACGAACGAAATAATACGAAGTTCTACGATGTCGATGGCAAAGAAAGCGACATCTTCACAATCCTGGAAAATCACGGATTTAACTCCATTCGCTTGCGCACGTTTGTTTCGCCCAAGGCAAAGTACGGCTATGCGGCGAGCGGTTGCGGTCATGATTCCGAAGCGTATGGAGACAAAGACCACGTTGTTGCTTTTGCCAAGAAAGTCAAAGCGGCGGGCATGGGGCTTCTCGTTGATATCCATTACAGCGATGTCTGGGCGGATCCTGGCAAGCAGATTATCCCCGAACGCTGGCGTAACGTGAATAATGCCAATGCGATGGCGGATTCCGTGTACGCATACACCAAGGATTTGATGATTGCACTTAAGAATGCTGGTGCAACGCCAGACATGGTGCAAGTTGGCAATGAAACGACTCCAGGCATCTTGATCCACAAGCCAAACAGCAAAACAGACTGTTGGGGAAATGGTGTCGATAAGGCTGCGACTTCTGTCAATGGCGATATGGGAACATCGGCGGGCAAGGCAAATGCCGCCAAGTATTTCAATGCGGGCATCAAGGCGGTCAAGGATGTTTCGCCGACAACGAAAACGGTGCTCCACATCGAAAGCATCCGCAAAGAAGAAACCGTAAAGTGGTGGATGGGCGTCATCTTTGATGACTATAAAATCCCTGCTGACGTGATGGGCTTCTCCGCTTACACGGCATACGGCGACGGCACACCCGATAAGTGGAAAAATTTGTTCAATACGATTACGACAAAGTATTCAAAATTGGAATTTATCGTTGCGTAA
- a CDS encoding class I SAM-dependent methyltransferase, whose protein sequence is MFNADLLTSAKVQDFIKLATKKKLDALQVSTQLAKEFSNEERAVIMDYMALVPKFREKFGIESTAFLLCDKLALEQSTAQDIGRWKATLWECARQTNKNSSEGTPVVHDLCCGMGGDSFYLPKDFLTIGVDLDENRLAMFRYNSSVMRGVSQESSDAHTILADVREVTKENDSKNATLARPKADYFTIDPARRAIEGENQRDLRNLTPTFEEVIEISKHYKGGMAKIPPGYPICEIPQGTEILYIGSRTDCRECLVLFGELAKNPDHVRAVMVDKTGNEIANWTFARDEKREARNENEQSQYDHNYELEGRDRVYRTSSSESDLPLGGISKFIAEPAPVLLRSHLFGVVALAHDETTHLISPGIAYVTSEKPLPSPAFANYEILESSEISTGAVRAMLKSHDIGKLTLKLRGVKVDPDQEIKRLKPKGKNSATLFYTRLDGEKIAILANPVKEMPASAGMTSGGAVPKTYNQTPTT, encoded by the coding sequence ATGTTCAACGCGGATTTACTCACTTCGGCTAAAGTTCAGGATTTCATCAAGCTTGCAACCAAGAAAAAATTGGATGCATTGCAAGTTTCGACGCAGCTAGCCAAGGAATTCAGCAACGAAGAACGAGCCGTCATTATGGACTATATGGCTCTCGTGCCAAAATTTCGCGAAAAATTCGGAATCGAGAGTACCGCGTTCCTCCTTTGCGACAAACTAGCGCTGGAACAGAGCACAGCGCAAGATATCGGACGCTGGAAAGCTACGCTTTGGGAATGCGCTCGCCAAACGAACAAGAACAGTAGTGAAGGCACCCCCGTCGTACACGACCTTTGCTGCGGCATGGGCGGCGATTCCTTCTACCTGCCCAAGGACTTTTTGACCATCGGCGTGGACCTCGACGAAAACCGACTTGCAATGTTCCGCTACAACAGCAGCGTAATGCGAGGTGTCTCGCAAGAATCTAGCGACGCGCACACCATCCTCGCCGATGTCCGCGAAGTCACCAAAGAAAACGATTCCAAGAATGCGACGCTCGCCCGCCCCAAAGCCGACTATTTCACGATTGACCCTGCCCGCCGCGCGATTGAAGGCGAGAACCAGCGTGACCTGCGCAACCTCACGCCCACATTCGAAGAAGTCATCGAAATTTCGAAGCACTACAAAGGCGGCATGGCAAAAATTCCGCCCGGATACCCCATTTGCGAAATCCCGCAAGGCACAGAAATCCTGTACATCGGTTCTCGCACGGACTGCCGAGAATGTTTGGTACTGTTCGGCGAGCTCGCCAAGAATCCCGACCATGTCCGCGCCGTGATGGTCGACAAAACAGGGAACGAAATTGCCAACTGGACATTCGCCCGCGACGAAAAACGCGAAGCCCGCAACGAGAACGAGCAATCGCAATACGATCACAATTACGAACTCGAAGGGCGCGACCGCGTTTACCGCACATCGAGCAGCGAATCCGACTTGCCTCTTGGCGGAATTTCAAAGTTCATCGCGGAACCCGCACCAGTATTGCTCCGCAGCCACCTCTTTGGAGTGGTCGCCCTCGCGCACGACGAAACCACGCATCTGATTTCGCCGGGCATAGCTTACGTAACCAGCGAAAAACCACTCCCCTCGCCCGCCTTCGCCAACTACGAGATTTTGGAATCGTCCGAGATTTCGACAGGCGCCGTCCGCGCGATGCTCAAATCGCACGACATTGGAAAACTCACGCTCAAGTTGCGAGGCGTCAAAGTCGACCCCGATCAAGAAATCAAACGCCTCAAGCCCAAAGGCAAAAACAGCGCAACGTTATTCTACACACGTCTCGACGGCGAGAAAATCGCGATACTCGCGAATCCTGTAAAGGAGATGCCCGCCTCCGCGGGCATGACAAGCGGCGGAGCCGTTCCTAAAACCTATAACCAAACACCTACAACCTAA
- the ung gene encoding uracil-DNA glycosylase, which produces MSVKLEQSWLKLLADQFEQPYFKQIKAKLLQEHAEHHVVYPPGPQIFAALDYCPVDKVKAVIIGQDPYHNPGQAHGLCFSVPFGIEPPPSLVNIFQELHDDLGITPPPHGNLEGWAHQGILLLNASLTVRAHMAASHAGIGWQQFTDTIIQRLSQVRENLVFLLWGSFAIKKQVLIAPNRGHLILTAPHPSPLSAYRGFFGCKHFSKANAYLVSKGLEPIDWSIK; this is translated from the coding sequence ATGTCCGTAAAACTTGAACAATCTTGGCTAAAACTGCTCGCCGACCAGTTCGAACAGCCGTATTTTAAGCAAATCAAGGCAAAACTTTTGCAGGAACACGCGGAACATCACGTGGTGTATCCCCCCGGACCGCAGATTTTTGCGGCCCTAGACTATTGCCCCGTCGATAAAGTCAAGGCCGTCATCATCGGACAAGACCCGTACCACAATCCAGGTCAGGCTCACGGGCTTTGCTTCTCGGTGCCGTTTGGAATCGAGCCGCCGCCATCCCTCGTGAACATTTTCCAGGAACTCCACGATGACCTCGGCATCACACCGCCACCACACGGGAACTTGGAAGGCTGGGCTCACCAGGGAATTTTGCTTTTAAACGCATCGCTCACGGTGCGCGCCCACATGGCGGCAAGCCACGCAGGCATTGGCTGGCAGCAGTTCACGGACACGATTATCCAGCGTCTTTCGCAAGTCCGCGAAAACCTCGTCTTTTTGCTCTGGGGTAGTTTCGCCATCAAAAAGCAAGTGCTCATCGCGCCCAATCGCGGTCACCTGATTCTCACCGCGCCGCACCCGAGCCCGCTTTCGGCATACCGCGGATTCTTCGGTTGCAAGCACTTCAGCAAAGCAAACGCTTACCTTGTCAGCAAAGGACTTGAACCCATCGACTGGAGCATTAAATAG
- a CDS encoding cation diffusion facilitator family transporter has protein sequence MAKNCNEEKHNEENRNKVIVKTSVVGIVTNVILASVKAVIGLMANSIAVVLDAVNNLSDALSSIITIVGNKLSRKLPNEKHPLGYGRIEYLTAMVIASIVIYAGITSCVESIKKIIHPEEADYSTISLVIIAIAVVVKVVLGRYVKSQGERVDSGSLIASGSDALFDAILSLSVLASALIFIFTGLSLEAYVGVLISIFIIKAGFEMLKDTVSDLLGKQNDSELTKQIKSLIRSEEGIHGAYDLVINDYGPEKKLASVHVELPDTMTVADLDSLTRKLEKKVYRETGVILTAIGVYSYNTQNDESAKIRDTILDKVKSHDWALQMHGFYVDIEAKEMRFDVVIKFGVNAQEALDTIKSEAAELYPDFTIQVSPDIDLG, from the coding sequence ATGGCAAAGAACTGCAATGAAGAAAAGCACAACGAAGAAAACCGCAATAAAGTCATCGTCAAGACTAGCGTTGTCGGGATTGTCACGAACGTCATTCTCGCGAGTGTCAAGGCGGTTATCGGCCTTATGGCGAACTCCATCGCTGTCGTTCTCGACGCCGTAAACAACCTCTCGGACGCGCTCTCGTCCATCATCACGATTGTCGGCAACAAACTCTCGCGAAAATTGCCCAACGAAAAGCACCCGCTCGGTTACGGCCGCATTGAATACCTGACCGCCATGGTCATCGCCTCCATCGTGATTTACGCGGGCATCACCTCTTGTGTGGAATCCATCAAAAAAATCATCCACCCCGAAGAAGCCGATTACTCCACCATTTCACTAGTCATCATCGCCATCGCCGTAGTCGTGAAAGTCGTCCTCGGGCGTTACGTGAAATCGCAAGGCGAACGCGTGGATTCCGGTTCGCTCATCGCCTCCGGCTCCGATGCACTCTTTGACGCCATCCTCTCCCTTTCCGTTCTCGCCTCGGCACTCATCTTCATTTTCACGGGTCTCTCGCTCGAAGCCTACGTTGGCGTCCTCATTTCCATATTCATTATCAAAGCCGGCTTTGAAATGTTGAAGGACACCGTGAGCGACTTGCTCGGCAAGCAAAACGACAGCGAACTCACCAAGCAAATCAAAAGCCTCATCCGCAGCGAAGAAGGCATCCACGGCGCATACGACCTCGTCATCAACGATTACGGTCCCGAAAAGAAACTCGCCTCCGTGCACGTAGAACTCCCCGACACAATGACTGTTGCCGACCTGGATTCCCTCACGCGCAAGCTCGAAAAGAAGGTCTATCGCGAAACAGGAGTCATCCTCACCGCTATCGGCGTTTACTCTTACAATACCCAAAACGACGAATCCGCCAAAATCCGCGACACGATTTTAGACAAAGTCAAGTCACACGATTGGGCGCTCCAGATGCACGGTTTTTATGTAGATATCGAAGCCAAGGAAATGCGCTTTGACGTGGTCATCAAATTCGGCGTGAACGCCCAGGAAGCCCTCGATACAATCAAGAGCGAAGCAGCTGAGCTTTACCCCGACTTCACGATACAGGTTTCACCCGATATCGATTTGGGATAA
- a CDS encoding DUF4321 domain-containing protein produces MTHKNSLARVVLFIFVGLILGGIMSEALGALFGELGVLLNAGGYDNSVHHIFTAAADYSIGFSGDTPQPVVIDLYLVKFALGFGFKVNALSAVGMGLALYIMKWSGER; encoded by the coding sequence ATGACTCACAAGAACTCATTGGCACGTGTCGTCCTCTTTATTTTTGTCGGCCTCATTTTAGGCGGCATCATGAGCGAAGCTCTCGGAGCTTTGTTTGGCGAACTCGGAGTCCTCTTGAACGCCGGTGGATACGATAACAGCGTTCACCACATTTTTACTGCGGCTGCCGATTACAGTATCGGTTTTTCTGGCGATACCCCGCAGCCCGTCGTCATTGATTTGTACCTCGTCAAATTTGCGCTTGGTTTTGGCTTCAAGGTGAATGCCCTAAGTGCAGTTGGCATGGGTTTAGCTCTTTACATCATGAAATGGTCCGGAGAAAGATAA
- the gatA gene encoding Asp-tRNA(Asn)/Glu-tRNA(Gln) amidotransferase subunit GatA: MQTIQELQAQLANGSTTAEKLAQASLEKIESTKNLNAYISVLNDRALERAKESDKRRAEGKSLGALDGIPVAVKDNMCLTGTRTTAASKILDNFVAPYTATALEKLEAAGAIIVGKTNMDEFAMGSSNETSYYGPVKNPLDESRVPGGSSGGSAVAVASGTVPCALGSDTGGSIRQPAACTGVVGLKPTYGRVSRYGLLAYASSLDQIGPFGATVRDCATLLGAICGIDPHDNTTSTRPTEDFTAKLGTGVKGKVIGVPKEYFGEGLDAECKAAIENMLKKMEAEGATIKEVSLPHISYAVSSYYIIATAEASSNLSRYDGVRYGYRSPEARKLFDLYAKSRSEGFGKEVQRRILLGSYVLSAGFYDAYYVQAQKVRRLITDDFTEAFKTCDVIASPTMPGLPLKCGMNESDPMAVYLSDIYTVSLNLAGLPGVSVPCGMAGGLPVGLQWIGKPFQEADLLAVAEATERLNK; the protein is encoded by the coding sequence ATGCAGACTATTCAGGAACTTCAGGCTCAACTGGCTAACGGCAGCACCACTGCCGAAAAGCTCGCTCAGGCTTCCCTCGAAAAAATTGAATCTACAAAGAATTTGAACGCCTATATTTCGGTGCTGAACGACCGCGCTCTCGAACGCGCTAAGGAAAGCGACAAGCGCCGCGCCGAAGGCAAATCTCTGGGCGCCCTCGATGGCATCCCGGTCGCCGTGAAGGACAACATGTGCTTGACCGGCACCCGCACCACGGCCGCCTCCAAGATTCTCGATAACTTTGTTGCCCCCTACACTGCAACAGCACTTGAAAAACTCGAAGCCGCAGGCGCCATCATCGTCGGCAAGACGAACATGGACGAATTTGCCATGGGTTCCAGCAACGAAACCTCTTACTACGGCCCAGTCAAGAATCCGCTCGACGAATCCCGCGTTCCGGGTGGTTCCTCGGGTGGTTCCGCAGTCGCCGTCGCCTCTGGCACGGTTCCTTGCGCTCTCGGTTCCGACACGGGTGGATCTATCCGCCAGCCGGCAGCCTGCACGGGCGTTGTCGGTTTGAAGCCGACCTACGGCCGCGTTTCCCGTTACGGCCTCCTCGCCTACGCAAGCTCTCTTGACCAGATTGGTCCGTTCGGTGCAACCGTCCGCGACTGCGCAACGCTCCTCGGTGCGATTTGCGGTATCGACCCGCACGACAACACCACGAGCACACGCCCGACCGAAGACTTTACTGCAAAGCTCGGCACTGGCGTTAAGGGCAAGGTCATCGGCGTTCCGAAGGAATACTTTGGCGAAGGCCTCGATGCAGAATGCAAGGCCGCCATCGAAAACATGCTTAAGAAGATGGAAGCCGAAGGCGCCACGATCAAGGAAGTGAGCCTCCCGCACATCAGCTACGCAGTGTCCAGCTACTACATCATTGCAACGGCAGAAGCTAGTTCCAACCTCAGCCGCTACGACGGCGTGCGTTACGGCTACCGCAGTCCCGAAGCTCGTAAGCTTTTCGACCTTTACGCCAAGTCCCGCAGCGAAGGTTTCGGCAAGGAAGTGCAGCGCCGCATCCTCCTCGGAAGCTACGTTCTCTCCGCCGGTTTCTATGACGCTTACTACGTGCAGGCCCAGAAGGTTCGCCGCCTCATTACGGACGACTTCACCGAAGCATTCAAGACTTGCGACGTGATTGCAAGCCCGACGATGCCGGGTCTCCCGCTCAAGTGCGGCATGAACGAATCCGATCCGATGGCCGTTTACCTCTCCGACATCTACACCGTTAGCTTGAACCTCGCCGGTCTCCCGGGCGTGAGCGTTCCGTGCGGTATGGCAGGCGGACTCCCGGTTGGCCTCCAGTGGATTGGCAAGCCGTTCCAGGAAGCAGACTTGCTCGCAGTCGCCGAAGCAACCGAGCGTTTGAACAAGTAA
- a CDS encoding expansin-like protein, producing MKLNDRFTSVAVMASLLAGLLAVPFALVACGDSDSSPAAVGEDTSSSQVFSSSEKLASSSSEKSVSSSSVKFADSSSAKKVESSSSGTLAESSSSEKVAESSSNRASSSSSEKPAGSSDSGVCTNCDSFTAADPTLVENGGKGSVTTYGSITAKETSLGGACNYGQTNIQYYAAIHVNVSPGDDKGPWDGGMACGGCVHVKAKTPDGWKEVTVRITDRCPDANCGVDLGGAPASDIMGIQVGRYYGEWEFVSCEGVEGVWGDSTSIWVKEGASEFWSIIQVRNPKDAVRKIVFNEVDGDKTYPLEFVVGTENFWTVPKEVLQSEKSYSVVVTYRSGTDDEWILKGSDLAVPEANLYLYEHRKK from the coding sequence ATGAAGTTGAATGATCGTTTTACTTCGGTTGCTGTTATGGCTTCATTGCTCGCAGGTTTGCTTGCGGTGCCGTTTGCGCTTGTGGCGTGCGGTGATTCTGACAGTTCGCCTGCGGCTGTGGGCGAGGATACATCTTCTTCGCAAGTGTTTTCGTCTTCTGAAAAACTCGCAAGTTCCAGTTCGGAGAAGTCCGTGAGTTCTTCGTCAGTGAAGTTCGCGGATTCCTCGTCTGCGAAAAAAGTTGAAAGTTCGAGCTCGGGAACGCTCGCGGAATCTTCTTCTTCTGAGAAGGTCGCTGAGTCTTCGAGCAATCGCGCGTCCTCAAGTTCTTCCGAGAAACCTGCCGGTTCGTCGGATAGCGGTGTTTGCACGAACTGTGATAGCTTTACTGCGGCAGACCCGACGCTTGTGGAAAACGGCGGTAAGGGCTCTGTGACAACTTACGGGAGCATCACTGCGAAAGAAACGAGCCTTGGCGGCGCCTGCAATTATGGACAGACGAATATCCAGTATTATGCGGCCATCCACGTGAATGTTTCTCCTGGGGATGATAAGGGCCCGTGGGATGGTGGCATGGCATGTGGCGGCTGCGTTCACGTGAAGGCGAAGACGCCGGATGGCTGGAAAGAGGTGACTGTGCGCATTACGGACCGTTGCCCGGATGCAAACTGCGGTGTGGATTTGGGCGGTGCGCCCGCTAGCGACATCATGGGAATCCAGGTCGGCCGCTATTACGGTGAATGGGAATTCGTGAGCTGCGAAGGTGTCGAGGGTGTGTGGGGCGATTCCACATCCATTTGGGTCAAGGAAGGAGCGAGCGAATTTTGGAGCATTATACAGGTCCGTAACCCGAAAGATGCTGTCCGCAAAATCGTGTTCAACGAGGTCGATGGCGACAAGACTTATCCGCTTGAATTTGTCGTCGGGACGGAAAACTTCTGGACTGTTCCGAAGGAAGTTCTGCAATCAGAAAAAAGTTACAGTGTAGTTGTTACTTATCGTAGCGGTACCGATGACGAATGGATTTTAAAAGGTTCTGATTTGGCGGTGCCGGAGGCGAATCTTTATCTGTACGAACATCGGAAGAAATAA